The Salicibibacter halophilus DNA window TATTCGTTGAGTTCTTTTCCCCATGCTTTCCATGTCCATTCTCGAAGGAAATCAGCTGATTAGCCAACTGTTTTCTTTTTTATATTCAAACGTTTCCCTGCATATTCACGAAACCATAATTGGGCGACCAAGACAAAAAAGCACGTATGTACGGTGGCTCCCACTCTACACACGTGCTTTTATTCTATATCATACCTTCTTCTTCAAGAAAAGCATAAATATTGGCGAGCAGATCATCACTATCTGCGCCGGTGATCACTTCACCGTCCACAAGTGCGTAATCATTTTCAGCACAAGTCGTGCAAAATCCGAGGCATCCGTATTCGACCACTTCCAGACCCGGATCTTTTTCCAATGCT harbors:
- a CDS encoding YuzB family protein; the encoded protein is MFPIVEFCISNLASGTHPVLEALEKDPGLEVVEYGCLGFCTTCAENDYALVDGEVITGADSDDLLANIYAFLEEEGMI